One segment of Desulfosudis oleivorans Hxd3 DNA contains the following:
- a CDS encoding type I polyketide synthase translates to MISYQPIAIVGMGGVFPGAPDIVSFWNNIVARVDAISEIPAHRWVVPPEDVYSKTFAVDKTFSKRAGTVDMDFDPTGFEIDPDLLARLDPLYHYALTAAREALGQCAVSSVSRERTGVVLAAIALPTVGSSALANRILGQAVARKLFHRQATGDEMPVGMADLMSARVTSLPAVLLAKAFRFGGCAYTLDAACSSSLYAVKLACDDLQAGRADMMIAGGVSRPEVLYTQVGFTQLQALSKSGVCAPFDAKADGLVVGEGAGLFVLKRLDDAVVEGDTILGVIRGIGLSNDMEGNLLSPESEGQVRAMHTAYQQAGWSVNDVGFIECHGTGTPVGDMVELASMRALWEGVSWQPGQCPIGSIKSMVGHLLTGAGAAGMAKVLMGFANQTIPPGVNFSAPSAKSPLINSPFRVQTEPEPWLPANEKDPLRAAVSSFGFGGINAHLLLESWTPENSPSSTSATHAVLSPSRPPDIAVVGMETCFGKAVGLRAFQEALLRGDCLLENPGADRWKGMIDRVEHYLGRVPERGAFIDEVAVLIGEFHIPPKEIGDILPQHLLMLKTAAGALADAGMPLREKRPRMGAVMGMDFDVQANDYHFRWSLSKEVQKWKADGLLHLEGPEGIAWLESLKNACSPPLTASRVVGALGGILASRIAKQFQLGGPGFVVSSRETSGLRALEIGMRSLQFYDTDAFLVGAVDLAGDVRRVIADGLARPFSVKGGVRPFDSDADGPLPGDGAAALVLKRLDDAVADGDRIYCVIKGMGSATALDVPAFDSKDRAAAMKQAYTFSLERAFADAGVNPSTISLFEAHGSGDPGEDGVESEAVREFFNREKPVAEKRCALGSVMPTIGHTGAAAGLAAFAKSAVCMYQQMVAPLCNFTAPVDDRFKTTFFHMPKTPQFWLRNRVEGPRRACVGAMTGDGGVAHVVIEEHEWPETAAPELLAKIERERRQPLGLYPGRAGLFVVEGDNNKALIDGLDRLRQYIRGIDEKGAGIEKAARGWYAAQGLDFDREYAVAIVAATLAELDRFTDEAKELITRDRASSISGMRGIRYSTHLHPVGSQDGRIAFVFPGSGNHYLGMGREIGVNFPGVARQLDAEARKLKDRFLPEYFFPWRDSWQPGWEEESRKKIGVDPLTMIIGQVSHGGLMTWLARRFGLAPDAVIGYSLGESAGLFATGAWKHRSEMLDRMRNSDLFTTELAGPCNAAREVWHVPPDQEVDWCVAVVNRGTDQVKKAIRHFPLVYLLIVNTPTECVIGGRRVQVEEAIRFLGCEAVFLEGVVTVHCDAAVPAKEAYKALHLFPVTPPEGVTFYSCARGRAIDLTSENAARSITDQALYGFDFTQTVLRAYKDGIRVFVEMGPHNSCTRMIQQILADRPHLAVSICNRSESSYLTVLKCMGTLIAERVPVNLEFLYGADAYPPMWEQEGPLPEEDARRRVAVKTGKALVLPEPVRLPAAYAPAGQAQAHTTFISAPPPGTAAVTSVQAMPDMGRTSWAGVMEKIVSDADATAKAHQAFLEFSQYMNQVGAQTFALQARLLEAALATGDLSGLEELQKRAPVPTAPVVLLSASEAPSSVFTTASVVTPAFDREMCMAFATGSVAKVLGPEFAEVDTYPLRVRLPDEPLMLVDRIVSVEGEKGSLKSGRVVTEHDVHPDAWYLQADRVPVCISIEAGQADLFLCSYLGIDLAVKGRRSYRLLDAVATFHEGLPRSGQTIRYEIEIKKFVRQGETYLFFFEFNGYIGSRHIITMRNGCAGFFTPEEVRASGGIVLKKEDLLPRPGTINGWQPLVPVATASYTDDQVNALREGRLEKCFGPLFAGITLPPSLCLPGGRMRLIDRILSIDPAGGRYGLGNIKAEADIHSDDWFLTCHFVDDMVMPGTLMYQCCEQALRVLLLRMGWVTDRADVCFEPVPDKGAVLKCRGPVTRKTRHVLYEIELREIGYNPEPYVLADAFMYADGERIVMFEQMSLKATGLTQAELESFWAGRGPEVERQPARKPTLYDRDKLLAYAVGKPSEAFGPPYKIFDEGRIIARLPGPPYFFMDRVTFIDHPQWEVKPGGWIEAEYTVRPDDWYFAANRQPSMPFCILLEIALQPCGWLAAYAGSALHSAKDVKFRNLGGTAIQHMDLRNVEKTLTMRARMTKVAESGGMIIEYFDIEVFSDTDGQMVYSGTTYFGFFSAEALARQVGVPRAAERSHKPSPIDLERSVGFDFEIHSPLTPDDPAVDPAPAAALPGKALLMVDGVECWIPDGGSAGLGFIRGIKQVDPDEWFFKAHFYQDPVCPGSLGLESFLQLLKEVCRRRWPEKIETHRFEFVTNHEHEWIYRGQIIPKNRRVEVEADIVRVEETSSPAVFADGFLKVDGIFIYEMKNFGLRMVPAE, encoded by the coding sequence ATGATCAGCTACCAGCCAATCGCCATTGTGGGCATGGGCGGGGTTTTCCCCGGCGCCCCCGATATTGTCAGCTTCTGGAACAATATTGTTGCCCGGGTGGACGCGATATCAGAAATTCCGGCCCACCGGTGGGTGGTGCCGCCGGAAGATGTTTACAGCAAAACCTTTGCTGTTGACAAAACCTTTTCAAAACGGGCCGGCACCGTTGATATGGACTTTGATCCCACCGGCTTTGAGATTGACCCCGATCTGCTGGCCCGGCTGGACCCGCTTTACCATTACGCCCTGACCGCGGCCCGGGAGGCCCTGGGCCAGTGTGCGGTTTCGTCGGTGAGCCGTGAACGGACCGGCGTGGTGCTGGCCGCCATCGCCCTGCCCACAGTGGGGTCGTCGGCCCTGGCCAACCGTATCCTGGGGCAGGCCGTGGCCCGAAAGCTTTTTCACCGCCAGGCCACCGGCGACGAAATGCCTGTTGGAATGGCAGACCTGATGTCGGCCCGGGTCACCAGCCTGCCTGCCGTGCTCCTGGCAAAGGCGTTCCGGTTCGGCGGGTGCGCCTATACCCTGGACGCGGCCTGTTCTTCATCCCTCTACGCGGTCAAGCTGGCCTGCGACGACCTTCAGGCAGGCCGGGCCGACATGATGATTGCCGGCGGTGTTTCACGGCCCGAGGTGCTTTACACCCAGGTGGGGTTTACCCAGCTGCAGGCCCTGTCAAAGTCCGGGGTGTGCGCGCCCTTTGATGCCAAAGCCGACGGGCTGGTGGTGGGGGAGGGCGCCGGCCTGTTTGTGCTCAAGCGGCTGGATGATGCCGTGGTCGAGGGAGACACCATTCTCGGCGTGATCCGTGGCATCGGTCTTTCCAACGACATGGAGGGGAATCTGCTTTCCCCGGAAAGCGAGGGCCAGGTCCGGGCCATGCATACCGCTTACCAGCAGGCCGGCTGGTCCGTGAATGACGTGGGGTTTATCGAATGCCACGGCACCGGCACGCCGGTGGGGGACATGGTGGAGCTGGCCAGCATGCGGGCGTTATGGGAAGGCGTTTCGTGGCAGCCGGGCCAGTGTCCCATCGGTTCCATCAAGTCCATGGTGGGTCACCTGCTCACCGGTGCCGGCGCCGCCGGCATGGCCAAGGTGCTGATGGGCTTTGCCAACCAAACGATTCCGCCCGGGGTCAATTTTTCTGCGCCGTCGGCAAAAAGTCCGCTGATCAACAGCCCGTTCCGGGTCCAGACCGAACCGGAACCGTGGCTTCCCGCAAACGAGAAAGACCCCTTGAGGGCCGCTGTCAGCTCTTTTGGTTTCGGCGGCATCAACGCCCACCTGTTGCTGGAAAGCTGGACCCCGGAAAACAGCCCGTCATCCACCAGCGCCACCCATGCCGTGCTTTCCCCGTCCCGTCCCCCGGATATCGCCGTTGTGGGCATGGAGACCTGTTTTGGAAAAGCCGTCGGCCTGCGGGCCTTTCAGGAGGCCCTGCTGCGGGGGGACTGCCTGCTTGAAAACCCGGGGGCTGACCGGTGGAAAGGCATGATCGACCGGGTTGAACATTATTTAGGCCGTGTTCCGGAGCGGGGCGCTTTTATCGATGAGGTGGCCGTGCTGATCGGCGAGTTTCACATTCCGCCAAAAGAGATCGGCGATATCCTGCCCCAGCACCTGCTCATGCTCAAGACAGCGGCCGGGGCACTGGCCGACGCGGGCATGCCCCTGCGGGAAAAACGGCCCCGCATGGGCGCGGTCATGGGCATGGACTTTGATGTTCAGGCCAATGACTACCATTTCCGGTGGAGCCTTTCAAAGGAAGTCCAAAAGTGGAAGGCTGACGGGCTGCTGCACTTAGAAGGCCCGGAGGGAATTGCCTGGCTTGAATCGCTGAAAAACGCCTGCTCTCCTCCGCTGACCGCCTCCCGGGTGGTGGGGGCGCTGGGTGGCATTCTGGCCAGCCGTATCGCCAAGCAGTTTCAACTGGGCGGCCCCGGATTTGTGGTTTCCAGCCGCGAAACCTCCGGGCTGCGGGCACTTGAAATCGGTATGCGTTCCCTGCAATTCTACGATACCGACGCTTTTCTGGTGGGGGCCGTGGACCTGGCCGGTGATGTGCGGCGGGTGATTGCCGACGGTCTGGCCCGGCCGTTCAGCGTAAAAGGGGGGGTGCGGCCTTTTGACAGTGATGCCGACGGTCCGCTGCCCGGCGACGGCGCCGCGGCCCTGGTGCTCAAGCGGCTGGACGATGCCGTGGCCGACGGGGACCGCATCTACTGCGTCATTAAGGGAATGGGCAGCGCCACGGCCCTGGATGTGCCGGCCTTTGATTCAAAAGATCGTGCCGCTGCCATGAAACAGGCATACACCTTTTCCCTGGAGCGGGCCTTTGCCGATGCCGGGGTAAACCCATCCACCATCTCTCTGTTTGAAGCCCACGGCAGCGGAGACCCCGGGGAAGACGGGGTTGAATCCGAAGCTGTCCGCGAATTTTTTAATCGCGAAAAACCCGTCGCTGAAAAGCGGTGTGCCCTGGGGTCGGTAATGCCCACCATCGGCCACACCGGGGCCGCCGCCGGCCTGGCCGCCTTTGCAAAGTCGGCGGTGTGCATGTACCAGCAGATGGTGGCGCCGCTCTGCAATTTTACGGCACCGGTAGACGACCGGTTTAAAACAACCTTTTTTCATATGCCGAAGACCCCCCAGTTCTGGCTGCGCAACCGCGTCGAAGGCCCCAGAAGGGCCTGCGTGGGCGCCATGACCGGTGACGGCGGCGTGGCCCACGTGGTGATTGAAGAGCATGAATGGCCGGAAACCGCCGCGCCGGAACTGCTGGCCAAAATCGAGCGGGAACGGCGGCAGCCTCTGGGGCTGTACCCCGGCCGGGCCGGTCTTTTTGTGGTGGAGGGGGACAATAACAAGGCCCTGATCGACGGCCTGGACCGGCTGCGCCAGTACATTCGCGGCATCGATGAAAAAGGGGCCGGCATCGAAAAGGCGGCCCGGGGCTGGTACGCGGCCCAGGGCCTGGATTTTGACCGGGAGTATGCCGTGGCCATCGTGGCCGCCACCCTGGCGGAACTGGACCGTTTCACGGATGAGGCAAAAGAGCTGATCACCAGGGACCGGGCCAGCAGCATCAGCGGCATGCGGGGCATTCGGTATTCCACCCACCTTCATCCCGTGGGGTCCCAGGACGGACGGATCGCCTTTGTCTTTCCCGGATCGGGCAATCATTACCTGGGGATGGGCCGGGAGATCGGCGTGAATTTTCCGGGTGTGGCCCGGCAGCTGGACGCGGAAGCCAGAAAACTCAAGGACCGGTTTCTGCCGGAATATTTTTTCCCCTGGCGGGATTCGTGGCAGCCGGGCTGGGAAGAGGAGAGCCGCAAAAAAATCGGTGTTGATCCATTGACCATGATCATCGGCCAGGTTTCCCACGGTGGGCTCATGACCTGGCTGGCCCGGCGGTTCGGCCTGGCACCCGATGCCGTGATCGGCTACAGCCTGGGAGAGTCCGCCGGCCTGTTTGCCACCGGCGCCTGGAAACACCGCAGCGAAATGCTGGACCGGATGCGAAACTCCGACCTGTTTACGACCGAGCTGGCCGGTCCCTGCAACGCGGCCCGGGAGGTGTGGCATGTACCGCCGGACCAGGAGGTGGACTGGTGTGTGGCCGTGGTCAACCGGGGCACCGACCAGGTCAAAAAGGCGATCCGCCATTTTCCCCTGGTTTATCTGTTGATCGTCAACACGCCGACGGAATGCGTGATCGGTGGCCGCCGGGTCCAGGTGGAGGAAGCCATCCGTTTTCTCGGCTGCGAGGCGGTTTTCCTGGAAGGGGTGGTAACGGTCCACTGCGATGCCGCCGTGCCGGCAAAGGAGGCTTACAAGGCCCTTCACCTGTTTCCCGTGACACCGCCGGAAGGGGTGACGTTTTACAGCTGCGCCCGGGGCCGGGCCATTGATCTGACCTCCGAGAACGCGGCCCGGTCCATCACGGACCAGGCCCTTTACGGGTTTGATTTTACCCAGACCGTGCTGCGGGCCTACAAGGACGGGATTCGTGTGTTCGTGGAGATGGGCCCCCACAACTCCTGCACCCGGATGATTCAGCAGATTCTCGCGGACAGGCCCCACCTGGCGGTCTCCATTTGCAACCGCTCGGAAAGCAGCTACCTGACGGTATTAAAATGCATGGGCACCCTGATTGCCGAGCGGGTGCCGGTGAATCTTGAATTCCTGTACGGTGCGGACGCCTATCCGCCGATGTGGGAACAGGAAGGCCCTTTGCCGGAAGAAGACGCCCGACGGCGGGTGGCGGTAAAAACCGGCAAAGCACTTGTTCTGCCCGAACCGGTCCGGCTGCCAGCGGCGTATGCGCCTGCCGGTCAAGCCCAGGCGCATACGACTTTTATCAGCGCACCGCCGCCCGGAACAGCAGCGGTGACATCTGTACAGGCCATGCCGGACATGGGCCGCACCTCGTGGGCCGGAGTAATGGAAAAAATTGTTTCCGATGCCGATGCCACCGCCAAAGCCCACCAGGCGTTTCTTGAGTTTTCCCAATACATGAACCAGGTGGGGGCACAGACCTTTGCCCTTCAGGCCCGGCTTCTGGAGGCGGCCCTGGCCACAGGGGACCTGTCCGGCCTGGAAGAACTTCAGAAGCGTGCCCCTGTTCCAACAGCCCCGGTTGTTTTACTATCCGCGTCAGAAGCGCCGTCGTCGGTTTTTACCACGGCTTCGGTGGTCACGCCGGCCTTTGACCGGGAGATGTGCATGGCCTTTGCCACAGGTTCGGTGGCAAAGGTGCTGGGTCCGGAATTTGCCGAGGTGGATACCTATCCGTTACGGGTCCGGCTGCCGGACGAACCCCTGATGCTGGTGGACAGAATTGTTTCCGTGGAGGGGGAAAAGGGTTCCCTCAAATCGGGCCGTGTGGTGACCGAGCATGACGTGCATCCGGATGCATGGTACCTGCAGGCCGACCGGGTGCCGGTCTGTATCTCCATCGAGGCGGGTCAGGCCGACCTGTTTTTATGTTCCTACCTGGGCATTGACCTGGCGGTAAAAGGCAGGCGCAGCTACCGGCTGCTGGACGCAGTGGCCACCTTTCACGAAGGGCTCCCCCGGTCCGGCCAGACCATCCGCTACGAGATTGAGATTAAAAAATTCGTGCGCCAGGGAGAGACGTATCTTTTCTTCTTTGAATTCAATGGCTATATCGGCAGCCGCCACATCATCACCATGCGAAACGGGTGCGCCGGTTTTTTCACTCCTGAAGAGGTCAGGGCTTCCGGCGGCATTGTATTAAAAAAAGAGGACCTGCTGCCCCGGCCGGGAACAATCAATGGCTGGCAGCCGCTGGTTCCCGTTGCGACAGCGTCTTATACCGACGACCAGGTGAATGCCTTGCGGGAGGGCAGGCTTGAAAAATGTTTCGGCCCGCTTTTTGCCGGAATCACGCTGCCCCCCTCCCTCTGCCTGCCCGGTGGCCGCATGCGGCTGATCGACCGGATTCTTTCCATTGATCCGGCAGGGGGCCGGTACGGGCTGGGCAACATCAAGGCCGAAGCCGACATTCATTCGGATGACTGGTTTCTCACCTGCCATTTTGTGGATGACATGGTGATGCCCGGCACCCTGATGTATCAGTGCTGCGAGCAGGCCCTGCGGGTCCTTCTGCTGCGCATGGGATGGGTGACCGATCGTGCGGATGTCTGCTTTGAACCGGTGCCGGATAAGGGCGCGGTTTTAAAATGCCGGGGGCCGGTGACCCGGAAAACCCGGCATGTGCTTTACGAGATCGAACTTCGCGAGATCGGCTACAACCCGGAGCCCTATGTGCTGGCCGATGCCTTCATGTACGCTGACGGGGAGCGGATCGTGATGTTTGAGCAAATGTCCCTCAAAGCCACAGGCCTGACACAGGCGGAACTCGAATCGTTCTGGGCCGGCCGCGGGCCGGAAGTTGAGAGGCAGCCCGCCCGGAAGCCGACCCTTTACGATCGGGACAAACTGCTGGCCTATGCCGTTGGAAAACCCTCCGAGGCCTTCGGCCCGCCATATAAAATATTTGACGAAGGCCGGATCATCGCACGGCTGCCCGGGCCGCCTTATTTTTTCATGGACCGGGTGACATTTATCGACCATCCCCAGTGGGAGGTCAAGCCCGGCGGATGGATCGAGGCCGAATACACGGTGCGGCCCGATGACTGGTATTTTGCGGCCAACCGCCAGCCTTCCATGCCCTTCTGTATCCTTCTGGAAATCGCGTTGCAGCCCTGCGGCTGGCTGGCGGCCTACGCGGGGTCGGCCCTGCACAGTGCCAAAGACGTCAAGTTCCGGAACCTGGGTGGAACCGCGATCCAGCACATGGACCTGCGAAACGTGGAGAAGACATTGACCATGCGGGCCCGCATGACCAAGGTGGCCGAGTCCGGCGGCATGATCATTGAGTATTTCGATATAGAGGTGTTTTCCGATACCGACGGGCAAATGGTTTACAGCGGCACCACCTATTTCGGGTTTTTCTCGGCAGAGGCCCTGGCCCGGCAGGTGGGGGTGCCCAGGGCGGCTGAACGGTCCCATAAACCATCGCCCATTGACCTTGAACGGTCCGTTGGTTTTGATTTTGAGATCCATTCGCCGCTGACGCCGGATGACCCTGCCGTTGACCCGGCCCCTGCCGCGGCCCTGCCGGGTAAAGCGTTGCTGATGGTCGACGGCGTGGAGTGCTGGATTCCGGACGGCGGATCAGCCGGTCTGGGCTTTATTCGTGGGATCAAGCAGGTCGATCCGGATGAATGGTTTTTCAAGGCCCACTTTTACCAGGACCCGGTCTGCCCCGGCTCCCTGGGGCTGGAGTCTTTTCTTCAGCTCTTAAAAGAGGTGTGCCGCCGCCGATGGCCGGAAAAGATTGAAACCCACCGGTTTGAATTTGTGACAAACCATGAGCACGAATGGATTTACCGGGGACAGATCATCCCGAAGAACAGGCGGGTGGAGGTGGAAGCCGATATTGTCCGCGTGGAAGAGACATCGTCTCCGGCGGTGTTTGCCGATGGCTTTCTGAAGGTGGACGGAATTTTTATCTACGAGATGAAAAACTTTGGCCTGCGAATGGTGCCCGCGGAGTAA